In Phormidium ambiguum IAM M-71, a single genomic region encodes these proteins:
- a CDS encoding SemiSWEET transporter: MKNIDVLGFIAATLTTLAFLPQLLKTWQTKSAGDVSFLMLSSFSIGVFLWLLYGMFIQSWPVIVANFLTLIFNLLILSLKIRYE, translated from the coding sequence ATGAAAAATATTGATGTTCTGGGATTTATTGCTGCTACTTTAACTACCCTAGCTTTTTTGCCTCAATTGCTCAAAACTTGGCAAACAAAGTCAGCAGGAGATGTTTCCTTTTTAATGTTATCTAGCTTTTCGATCGGAGTCTTCTTGTGGTTATTATACGGGATGTTTATCCAATCTTGGCCAGTGATTGTAGCTAATTTCCTGACTTTAATTTTTAATCTCTTAATTTTATCGCTTAAGATCAGATATGAATGA